One part of the Algibacter sp. L1A34 genome encodes these proteins:
- a CDS encoding glycosyltransferase, which translates to MILTSIIISIIYLALIWRFTYGFDKVLTFKLTDLASKTQFSILIPFRNEAKNLSSLLLSLENLNYPKHLFEIVFIDDDSTDCSAEIITQYFNKKQQKFKIIGNDRQTNSPKKDAITTAIKQAKHEWIITTDADCSLPKYWLDSFDEFIQKTKAKCIAAPVAYSKQKGFLNRFQTLDLLSLQGATIGGFGIKKPFLCNGANFGYTKTLFKTVNGFEGNTNIASGDDIFLLEKAVKKHPKNTHYLKCKHAIVKTNAQPSWSSLIEQRLRWASKASAYNNFFGKLTGLIVLLINTLIISIILLSFFGYFPLKTLFYILLIKFSIDFYLIHKTASFFNQKWVLKSFIPTFCIYPFFSVYIAFLSIFKTYKWKGREFKK; encoded by the coding sequence ATGATTTTAACAAGCATCATTATTAGCATTATTTATCTCGCTTTAATATGGCGTTTTACTTATGGTTTTGATAAAGTCTTAACCTTTAAATTAACGGATTTAGCATCAAAAACACAATTTTCAATACTAATTCCTTTTAGGAATGAAGCCAAAAACTTATCAAGCCTTCTGCTGTCTTTAGAAAATCTAAACTACCCAAAACATCTATTTGAAATCGTTTTTATTGATGATGACTCAACTGATTGTTCTGCTGAAATTATAACCCAATACTTCAATAAAAAACAACAAAAATTTAAGATAATTGGTAACGACAGACAAACAAATTCACCTAAAAAAGATGCTATTACAACAGCTATAAAACAAGCTAAACATGAGTGGATAATTACTACCGATGCCGATTGTTCGCTACCAAAATACTGGCTTGATAGTTTTGATGAGTTTATACAAAAAACAAAAGCAAAATGTATAGCCGCCCCAGTTGCTTACAGTAAGCAAAAAGGTTTTTTAAATCGTTTCCAAACCCTCGATCTTTTGAGCTTACAAGGGGCAACTATTGGCGGCTTTGGGATAAAAAAACCTTTTTTATGCAACGGTGCTAATTTTGGTTATACAAAAACACTTTTTAAAACTGTTAATGGTTTTGAAGGCAACACCAATATTGCAAGTGGCGATGACATCTTTCTACTAGAAAAAGCTGTAAAAAAGCACCCTAAAAACACGCATTACTTAAAATGCAAGCATGCCATAGTAAAAACAAATGCGCAACCTAGCTGGAGTAGTTTAATAGAGCAGCGCCTAAGATGGGCATCTAAAGCAAGTGCTTATAATAATTTCTTTGGTAAACTTACAGGGCTTATTGTTTTACTAATTAACACCTTAATTATTTCTATAATACTGCTATCGTTTTTTGGATATTTTCCTTTAAAAACGCTATTCTATATTTTACTAATTAAATTTAGTATCGATTTTTATTTAATACATAAAACAGCCTCGTTTTTCAATCAAAAATGGGTTTTAAAAAGCTTCATTCCAACTTTTTGTATATATCCATTTTTTAGTGTTTATATTGCTTTTTTATCGATTTTTAAAACCTATAAATGGAAAGGGCGAGAATTTAAAAAATAG
- a CDS encoding outer membrane beta-barrel protein — MKTKISIVFSLIFFSTQLIFSQINGKIIDGDVTEPLEYATVALYKTDGELVTGVVTNIEGAFSIENIKSGNYYLEASFMGYTSYKSETISVNKKGQMINLGIIKLTLGSQLNEVLLKAERSAVVHKIDRQVFDTKKYQNAEGGSAVDVIKNLPSVTVDGQGDISVRGSKGFTVLVNGKPTQGDAASILAQLPANALETIELITAPSAKYDPEGKGGILNIKTKKGATNGTFAQINVRGGFPSIEPYNTQVPAKRYGIDATLNKRTDKWNISLGASYQRNDKTGRREGNMFIINQAKNKTTFLPSDGERSFDETSYNGRLNIDFTPNKNDEFSLGFFAGKHTKERLADIVYYDNHAVSPIGTENRLYTFEYYNHNLRIRKGDFALGSFDYAHKFNDDSKLSTSILYEYTFLGGPTVNDNLGHPDNSIIYQQEYNTNDNPLYGTRFNLDYAWKPFSFGTIETGYQYRDIDHKGDFVYERDGILVPEFSSDIQLKRAIHSGYAQLTGKKDKWDYAAGARLESMDRTYTEALKSETSANVYNYDFVKLFPSASLQYAVNNKTNIKAAYSKRVERTTTLKMNSFAEREHSEVFEQGDNTLLPEFIDLVELGFTKKLKGGNSVYATTYFRHVDNVINRVNTLAYETNGAIIDSVINRVYSNVGKSNAIGLEFGATLKPSKNWTNVIGANIYNYAIDGLLSFNHRDGVTRTYNIDSKSTIYSFNLNSTYSFWDNASLQFTFNYLSDRNTAMGEDSRFYSPNLAFRKTFLNNRLTATLQWQNIDMGILNTNEQRITTSRSDQFYTTTNYAYEVDMVSLNLSYTFNTVKNKSKFIDSEFGKKEF; from the coding sequence ATGAAAACAAAAATTTCAATTGTATTTTCCCTTATATTTTTCTCAACCCAACTCATTTTTAGCCAAATAAACGGTAAAATCATCGATGGTGATGTAACCGAACCATTAGAATATGCTACTGTTGCTTTGTATAAAACAGATGGAGAACTGGTTACTGGTGTTGTAACTAACATAGAAGGTGCTTTTTCAATAGAAAACATAAAATCTGGCAACTATTATTTAGAAGCATCTTTTATGGGATACACATCTTATAAATCGGAAACAATTTCAGTAAATAAAAAAGGACAAATGATTAACTTAGGTATCATAAAATTAACTTTAGGAAGCCAATTAAACGAGGTGTTGCTAAAAGCAGAACGCTCTGCCGTGGTACACAAAATTGACCGCCAAGTATTCGATACTAAAAAATATCAAAACGCCGAAGGCGGAAGCGCTGTCGATGTTATAAAAAATTTACCATCGGTTACTGTAGATGGCCAAGGAGATATTAGCGTTCGTGGTAGTAAAGGTTTTACTGTTTTAGTAAACGGAAAACCAACACAAGGAGATGCCGCTTCTATTTTAGCGCAATTACCTGCAAATGCTCTAGAAACCATAGAACTTATTACAGCACCATCCGCCAAATACGATCCAGAAGGTAAAGGTGGTATTTTAAATATTAAAACAAAAAAAGGTGCAACAAATGGCACCTTTGCACAAATAAATGTTCGTGGTGGTTTCCCTTCGATTGAACCTTACAACACCCAAGTTCCTGCCAAACGTTATGGTATTGATGCTACTCTTAATAAACGCACCGATAAGTGGAACATTTCACTTGGAGCAAGTTATCAACGTAATGATAAAACAGGACGTCGTGAAGGTAATATGTTTATTATAAACCAAGCCAAAAACAAAACAACGTTCTTGCCATCAGATGGTGAACGTAGTTTTGATGAGACAAGTTATAACGGACGTCTTAATATAGATTTTACACCAAATAAAAACGATGAGTTTTCTTTAGGGTTCTTCGCCGGAAAACATACCAAAGAAAGACTTGCAGATATTGTATATTACGATAATCACGCGGTTTCTCCAATTGGAACAGAAAACAGATTGTATACCTTTGAATATTATAACCATAACTTAAGAATTAGAAAAGGTGATTTTGCCTTAGGAAGTTTTGATTATGCCCATAAATTTAATGATGATTCTAAATTATCAACTTCTATTTTATATGAATACACTTTTTTAGGAGGACCAACGGTTAATGATAATTTAGGCCATCCTGATAATTCTATTATCTATCAACAAGAATACAACACCAACGATAATCCGCTTTACGGTACACGATTCAACCTAGATTATGCTTGGAAACCCTTCTCTTTCGGAACTATTGAAACCGGTTACCAATATCGCGACATCGATCACAAAGGAGATTTTGTTTATGAACGTGATGGCATTTTAGTTCCAGAATTCTCTAGTGATATTCAATTAAAACGTGCCATTCATTCGGGTTACGCACAATTAACAGGTAAAAAAGACAAATGGGATTATGCTGCTGGTGCACGTTTAGAGTCTATGGATAGAACGTATACCGAAGCTTTAAAAAGTGAAACATCAGCAAATGTTTACAACTACGATTTTGTAAAATTATTCCCTTCAGCATCTTTACAATACGCTGTTAACAATAAAACAAACATTAAAGCGGCATACAGTAAACGTGTAGAACGTACCACAACTTTAAAAATGAATAGTTTTGCCGAACGTGAGCATTCCGAAGTTTTTGAGCAAGGGGATAACACCTTATTACCAGAGTTTATAGATTTGGTTGAATTAGGCTTTACTAAAAAATTAAAAGGCGGGAATTCAGTTTATGCTACTACATATTTTAGACATGTTGATAACGTAATAAACCGCGTAAATACATTGGCCTACGAAACTAACGGAGCCATAATTGATAGTGTTATAAACCGTGTATATTCCAACGTTGGAAAAAGTAACGCAATTGGTTTAGAGTTTGGAGCAACGCTTAAACCTTCTAAAAACTGGACAAACGTTATTGGCGCTAATATTTACAATTATGCTATTGATGGCTTGTTGAGTTTTAATCACAGAGACGGTGTTACTAGAACTTATAATATTGATTCAAAATCAACAATTTATTCTTTCAATTTAAATTCAACCTATTCATTTTGGGATAATGCATCACTTCAATTTACATTCAACTATCTATCGGATAGAAACACTGCAATGGGAGAAGATTCTCGATTCTATTCGCCAAATTTAGCCTTTAGAAAAACCTTTTTAAACAACCGTTTAACAGCAACTCTACAATGGCAAAATATAGACATGGGAATATTAAACACCAATGAGCAACGCATTACAACCTCGAGATCAGATCAATTTTATACCACAACAAATTATGCTTACGAAGTAGATATGGTGTCCTTAAACCTATCGTACACGTTTAATACGGTTAAAAACAAATCTAAATTTATTGATAGCGAATTTGGTAAAAAAGAGTTTTAA
- a CDS encoding tetratricopeptide repeat-containing sensor histidine kinase codes for MRLSIFIILFICNFSFCQQEDAFLEIDSLKKTVFNIKKQDSSLIADTHYLIAHTFRKSTTYADSAYFYYQKAEKIYRSLGNNFKLARTIYGIAVILKNEKDFIGSEVASFEAIALLEPLYETRSVTEVKSYIYNNLGIVFKELDEFDESIEYNKKALELKYRLNVKSSIDASKNNLANTYKKNKQYNLALNYYSEILSNKDLVKERPRIFSLVLDNYAHTRFLSGNLRELPGLYLKALKVSNSVGKDDYYSIIINQHLSEYYFDNKRNIDSAKYYAYKAKNISEKYYTDDLLKSLLLLSKIEEDHKAVEYFNAYIKLSDSLQKNERNIRNRFARIRFETGQKEKENIQLTKERMWLFIISVVVVISSFLLYLVITQRNKNIELKFVQKQQETNEEIYNLMLSQNESIEEARDLEKRRISQELHDGVLGRLFGTRLSLDSLNRNNSDEAVKSRDLYITELKTIEDEIRKVSHELNTDFVSGSGFIDIIKTLIETQTLAYGLSYNLDYDESISWEDVNNKKKIHVYRIIQETLHNIYKHANAESVNISLKLKNDVICLSIKDNGSGYDVRKARSGIGLKNMNSRINDINGILKITSIKNQGTTVVIEVPML; via the coding sequence TTGAGACTCAGTATATTTATAATATTATTTATCTGTAATTTTTCCTTTTGCCAGCAGGAAGATGCATTTTTAGAAATAGATTCCTTAAAGAAAACCGTTTTTAATATTAAAAAACAAGACTCTTCTTTAATAGCGGATACCCATTATTTAATAGCGCATACATTTAGAAAGAGCACGACCTACGCCGATAGTGCATACTTTTACTACCAAAAAGCTGAAAAAATATATCGGAGCTTAGGTAACAATTTTAAATTAGCGCGTACTATTTATGGTATTGCTGTTATATTAAAAAATGAAAAGGATTTTATAGGGAGTGAGGTTGCTAGTTTTGAAGCTATAGCTTTATTAGAGCCTCTTTATGAAACCAGATCGGTTACAGAAGTAAAGTCTTATATTTATAATAATTTAGGTATTGTTTTTAAAGAACTCGATGAATTTGATGAATCAATAGAATACAATAAAAAAGCACTCGAATTAAAATATAGGTTAAATGTTAAAAGCAGTATTGATGCTTCTAAAAACAACTTAGCCAATACTTATAAAAAGAATAAGCAGTATAACCTAGCACTAAATTATTATAGTGAAATTTTATCCAATAAGGATCTTGTTAAAGAACGTCCACGGATATTTTCATTAGTGCTTGATAATTATGCGCATACACGATTTCTTTCGGGTAACTTGAGAGAACTTCCTGGGTTATACCTCAAAGCCTTAAAAGTTAGTAATAGCGTAGGTAAAGACGATTACTATTCTATAATTATCAACCAGCATTTGTCAGAATATTACTTCGATAATAAAAGAAATATTGATTCTGCTAAATATTACGCTTATAAGGCAAAAAATATTTCAGAAAAATACTACACAGACGATTTATTAAAATCCTTACTCTTACTGTCTAAAATAGAAGAAGATCACAAGGCCGTAGAATACTTCAATGCTTATATTAAATTGAGTGATAGTCTACAAAAAAATGAACGTAACATTCGAAATAGATTTGCAAGAATCCGTTTTGAAACAGGTCAGAAAGAGAAAGAAAATATCCAGCTTACAAAAGAACGTATGTGGTTATTTATTATTTCGGTTGTTGTCGTGATTTCTTCTTTTTTATTATATCTCGTAATAACTCAAAGAAATAAAAATATTGAATTGAAGTTTGTTCAAAAGCAACAAGAAACAAATGAGGAAATTTATAACTTAATGCTTTCTCAAAATGAAAGTATAGAAGAAGCTAGAGATTTAGAAAAGAGGCGTATTTCTCAAGAACTTCACGATGGTGTTTTGGGACGATTATTTGGAACACGTTTAAGTTTAGATAGTTTGAATAGAAATAATAGTGATGAGGCTGTTAAGTCTAGGGATTTATATATTACTGAGTTAAAAACGATTGAAGATGAAATTAGAAAGGTGTCTCATGAGTTAAATACCGATTTTGTTTCTGGTTCCGGATTTATAGATATCATTAAAACACTTATAGAAACACAAACATTAGCCTATGGGTTGAGTTATAATTTAGATTATGATGAATCCATAAGTTGGGAAGATGTTAATAATAAAAAGAAAATACACGTTTACAGAATTATCCAAGAAACATTACATAATATTTACAAGCATGCTAATGCTGAAAGCGTAAATATTAGTTTAAAATTAAAAAATGACGTAATTTGCTTGTCTATTAAAGACAACGGCTCAGGTTATGATGTAAGAAAAGCAAGGTCTGGTATTGGTTTAAAAAACATGAATTCAAGAATAAACGATATTAACGGCATATTAAAAATAACTTCGATTAAAAACCAAGGAACAACTGTAGTAATTGAAGTGCCAATGCTTTAA
- a CDS encoding LacI family DNA-binding transcriptional regulator — MVTLKQLAKELGVSISTVSKALNNSEEIGEDTVRRVKELAELYNYKPNKVALSLKNNKTKTIGVIIPNILNRILAKVLFGIETEAAKHGYNIITCISNESLEKEKESLQLLANGSVDGFILSVAEETQINNEIEHFKKTISQGLPIVMFDRVAHDVMCDKVIVDDFDAIYNATKSLLNEKRKNIVFISNINDLSVGKLRERGYNKAILEHGKQEPLVLKIKKKKDDHQKKIKSFLKKNRTVDAVIAADSSSGIIALNTAINLGLKVPKDFSVIAFASKSDSNHTIPKLTTIRQHAKEIGVSAAQMLITRMQNLAANADVKTKIVKTSIVKNKSTL; from the coding sequence ATGGTTACATTAAAACAGTTAGCGAAAGAATTAGGCGTGTCTATTTCTACAGTTTCAAAAGCTTTAAATAATAGCGAAGAAATTGGAGAAGATACCGTTAGACGCGTAAAAGAACTCGCAGAACTATATAATTACAAGCCAAATAAAGTGGCGTTGAGTTTAAAAAATAATAAAACTAAAACTATTGGTGTTATTATTCCTAATATTTTAAACAGGATTTTAGCCAAAGTGCTTTTTGGTATTGAAACTGAAGCAGCAAAACACGGCTACAATATTATTACGTGTATATCTAACGAATCTTTAGAGAAAGAAAAGGAAAGTTTACAATTACTAGCTAATGGGAGTGTAGATGGCTTTATTTTATCGGTTGCTGAAGAAACGCAGATTAATAATGAGATTGAACATTTTAAAAAAACCATTAGTCAAGGGTTGCCAATTGTAATGTTTGATCGTGTTGCTCATGATGTCATGTGCGACAAGGTTATAGTTGATGATTTTGATGCGATATATAATGCTACAAAAAGCCTTTTAAATGAAAAAAGGAAAAATATAGTCTTTATTAGTAATATTAATGACTTAAGTGTTGGTAAGTTACGCGAACGCGGTTATAATAAAGCTATTTTAGAACATGGTAAGCAGGAGCCATTAGTTTTAAAAATTAAAAAGAAGAAAGACGATCATCAGAAAAAAATAAAATCCTTCTTAAAGAAGAATAGAACTGTAGATGCTGTAATAGCTGCCGATAGTTCATCTGGTATTATAGCATTAAATACTGCTATAAATTTAGGATTAAAAGTACCAAAAGATTTTTCGGTTATAGCCTTTGCTAGTAAATCTGATTCCAACCACACCATTCCCAAATTAACAACTATTCGTCAACATGCAAAAGAAATTGGAGTAAGTGCAGCTCAAATGTTAATTACTAGAATGCAAAATTTAGCTGCTAATGCCGATGTGAAAACTAAGATTGTTAAGACGAGTATTGTTAAAAACAAATCTACTTTATAG
- a CDS encoding DUF456 domain-containing protein, protein MDIILIIIASLFIILGIIGSFLPVLPGPVTSWFGLLIAHFTDAVPMNKSFLIITLLIAIAIWVLDYIIPVIGTKRFGGTKYGVIGTTVGLIVGLIAPIPGGIIIGPFFGALIGELINKNDAKTATKAAFGSFIGFLTSTFIKFVVAIIYLGLFIGILIDYGSAIFTY, encoded by the coding sequence ATGGATATTATTTTAATTATTATTGCATCTCTTTTTATAATACTAGGTATTATTGGCAGTTTTTTACCAGTTTTACCCGGGCCAGTAACAAGTTGGTTTGGGCTTTTAATAGCACATTTTACAGATGCTGTGCCTATGAACAAATCCTTTTTAATTATAACTTTACTTATTGCTATTGCAATCTGGGTATTAGATTACATTATTCCTGTTATAGGTACAAAACGCTTTGGAGGCACAAAATATGGAGTAATTGGTACAACGGTAGGACTCATTGTAGGCTTAATAGCTCCTATTCCTGGAGGTATTATTATTGGCCCTTTCTTTGGAGCATTAATAGGAGAACTTATAAATAAAAATGATGCAAAAACCGCAACGAAGGCCGCATTTGGATCGTTTATAGGCTTTTTAACATCAACTTTTATAAAATTTGTTGTTGCTATAATTTATTTAGGTCTCTTTATTGGAATACTAATTGATTATGGTAGTGCTATTTTTACTTACTAA
- a CDS encoding response regulator, producing MIEKLKLLMIDDHPMIIEGYQNTLLFTKKENQELEIDIANNCDEAIMYMDKAVAAGLPYNVLFVDISIPPSKDGIMSSGEDLAEYARKVLPDAKIIILTMFNESFRIHNIIKTIDPEGFLIKSDLTSSELASAFQAVINNPPFYSGTVNNHIRKSIVSDIVIDDKNRKILHLLSQGIKTKNLASHLDISLSAVEKRKRQLRDIFEVQDGQDETLLNEARKKGFV from the coding sequence ATGATTGAAAAATTAAAACTATTAATGATTGATGATCACCCTATGATTATTGAAGGGTATCAAAACACATTGCTTTTTACTAAAAAAGAGAACCAAGAATTAGAAATAGATATTGCAAATAATTGCGACGAAGCGATTATGTATATGGATAAGGCGGTTGCAGCAGGTTTACCTTATAATGTGCTATTTGTTGATATTAGTATACCACCATCTAAAGATGGAATTATGAGTTCTGGTGAAGATTTAGCTGAGTATGCTAGAAAAGTGCTGCCAGACGCTAAAATTATTATTCTAACCATGTTTAATGAGTCTTTTAGAATTCATAATATTATAAAGACTATAGATCCAGAAGGATTTTTAATAAAAAGTGATTTAACGTCTAGTGAATTAGCTAGTGCGTTTCAGGCGGTAATTAATAATCCTCCATTTTATAGCGGTACGGTTAATAATCATATTCGAAAATCCATCGTTAGTGATATCGTAATAGATGATAAAAACAGGAAAATACTTCATTTATTATCTCAAGGTATAAAAACTAAAAACTTAGCATCTCATTTAGATATCTCTTTAAGTGCAGTAGAAAAACGTAAAAGACAGTTGAGAGATATTTTTGAAGTGCAAGACGGTCAAGACGAGACTTTGTTGAATGAAGCAAGAAAAAAAGGTTTCGTATAG
- a CDS encoding BlaI/MecI/CopY family transcriptional regulator: MKQLTKAEEDIMQILWQLEKANVKAIIEQFPEPKPAYNTVSTIVRILESKGFVDYEKAGKGHIYFPLMKQQDYSNQSINKLVDNYFQGSFKSMVSFFMKKNDISLNELESILSEINKKDKS, translated from the coding sequence ATGAAACAACTTACTAAAGCAGAAGAAGATATTATGCAAATACTTTGGCAACTCGAAAAAGCCAATGTAAAAGCTATAATAGAGCAGTTTCCAGAACCAAAACCAGCGTATAATACGGTATCAACTATTGTTCGGATTTTAGAAAGTAAAGGTTTTGTAGATTATGAAAAAGCAGGGAAAGGCCATATATATTTTCCGTTAATGAAACAGCAAGACTATAGTAACCAATCTATAAATAAATTGGTAGACAATTATTTTCAAGGTTCATTTAAAAGTATGGTGTCATTCTTTATGAAGAAAAATGATATCAGTTTAAATGAGCTGGAATCTATACTAAGCGAGATTAATAAAAAGGATAAATCATGA
- a CDS encoding M56 family metallopeptidase: MIHHIIQTIAFQVFFLLIYDVFLKKETFFNWNRFYLLATALISLVLPLVKIESFKNVVPENYIIRLPAVILGQTQANVKAEQINETILPSSFSVLELIFYVGVGVVVLLFIYKLSKLVRLIHSNPKEYKDQFIIVKLLNSSASFSFFKYIFLGEILNKDEKEIILKHEEIHVKQWHSLDLMCFELLRVLFWFNPLIYIYQNRITELHEFIADAEAAKIEGKSTYYQNLLAQVFETEKISFINPFFNQSLIKKRIVMLQKSKSKQVYLFKYALLVPMVFGMLVYTSCADNTGEKEVPELISPDNNQETELVKTVNEVKYQIQIQGDISDQEEKGLDLLLQTVKGSGLSSSLVNDVQEFIANKDETKLTEKISYVFEQIQAKGEVSEAETKALKGLLILTSEDGFNDPFFADVLNDVEIPFGIIDQVPVFPGCEDLESNADKKACMSKGVQQLVVQNFNTDLADDLGLKGRQRINVIFKVNNKGDIVDVRARAPHPALSEEAIRVIKTLPKMIPGEQRGKKVNVPYSLPIVFQVQE; the protein is encoded by the coding sequence ATGATACACCACATCATTCAAACTATAGCTTTTCAGGTATTCTTTTTACTAATTTACGATGTATTCTTAAAGAAAGAAACCTTTTTTAACTGGAATAGATTCTATTTATTAGCTACAGCATTAATATCGTTAGTACTCCCTTTGGTGAAGATTGAAAGTTTCAAAAATGTTGTTCCAGAAAATTATATCATTAGGTTACCTGCAGTTATTTTAGGGCAAACACAAGCAAATGTTAAAGCCGAACAAATAAATGAAACCATTTTACCTTCTAGCTTTTCTGTTTTAGAATTAATATTTTATGTTGGTGTTGGAGTAGTGGTGTTATTGTTTATCTATAAGCTGAGTAAACTTGTAAGGTTAATTCACTCAAATCCTAAGGAGTATAAAGACCAATTTATTATCGTTAAACTTTTAAACAGTAGTGCTTCGTTTTCATTTTTTAAATACATTTTTTTAGGTGAAATACTTAATAAAGATGAAAAAGAAATCATTTTAAAACATGAAGAGATACATGTAAAGCAATGGCATAGTTTAGATTTAATGTGTTTTGAGTTGTTGCGTGTTTTATTTTGGTTTAATCCATTAATTTATATTTATCAAAATAGAATAACAGAACTGCACGAGTTTATCGCCGATGCTGAAGCTGCTAAAATAGAAGGGAAGTCAACTTATTATCAAAACTTATTGGCTCAAGTCTTTGAAACCGAAAAAATATCATTCATCAATCCATTTTTTAATCAATCATTAATCAAAAAACGAATCGTTATGTTACAAAAATCAAAATCAAAACAAGTTTATTTATTTAAGTATGCACTGTTAGTTCCTATGGTTTTCGGTATGCTGGTTTATACCTCGTGTGCTGATAATACTGGAGAGAAAGAAGTGCCCGAATTAATTAGTCCTGACAATAATCAAGAAACAGAGTTAGTTAAAACAGTTAACGAAGTAAAATATCAAATACAAATTCAAGGTGATATTAGTGATCAGGAAGAAAAAGGACTAGATCTTTTACTTCAAACTGTTAAAGGTTCTGGGTTAAGTAGTTCGTTGGTAAATGATGTGCAAGAATTTATAGCAAATAAAGATGAAACCAAACTAACCGAAAAAATTTCTTATGTCTTTGAGCAAATTCAGGCTAAAGGTGAAGTTAGCGAAGCGGAAACAAAAGCCTTAAAAGGTTTATTAATTTTAACTAGTGAAGATGGATTTAATGATCCGTTTTTTGCTGATGTTTTAAATGATGTTGAAATACCTTTCGGAATTATCGATCAAGTACCTGTGTTTCCAGGTTGCGAAGATTTAGAGTCTAACGCTGATAAAAAAGCGTGTATGTCCAAAGGAGTTCAACAATTAGTTGTTCAAAATTTTAATACTGATTTAGCTGATGATCTAGGGTTGAAAGGTAGACAACGCATTAATGTTATTTTTAAGGTAAACAATAAAGGCGATATTGTCGATGTTAGAGCAAGAGCACCGCATCCAGCATTATCTGAAGAAGCCATTCGAGTTATAAAAACACTACCTAAAATGATTCCCGGAGAGCAAAGAGGTAAAAAGGTAAATGTACCTTATTCATTACCAATAGTTTTTCAGGTGCAGGAATAA
- a CDS encoding AraC family transcriptional regulator: MTELTVKDKTNAQEFIKIEPFRKHTRVTKPHKHNKYLEFVYFTKATGFHVIDNFKIEITNPIFFIVRKEQIHYWNLTSEPEGYVIIIKEAFIEQCLDIEIKQQLAKISAFPYLSPEDNTTIEQLFQLLITENKNKKNKTIVEGLMKVLLGKLLQIENKKNITHQSIYQEFIALLSTQKKLSNSVKHYANLLNTSPQNLNKSCRTECNKSASEILSDFILSEAKRFLLYTEKNISEIAYSLSFRDNSHFTKYFKRHVGKTPSEFKNKTSYIP; this comes from the coding sequence ATGACAGAGCTTACCGTAAAAGATAAAACCAATGCCCAAGAATTTATAAAAATTGAACCTTTTAGAAAACACACTAGAGTAACTAAACCACACAAGCACAACAAATATTTAGAGTTTGTTTATTTCACTAAAGCAACTGGTTTTCATGTTATTGATAATTTTAAAATAGAAATAACGAACCCTATTTTTTTCATAGTAAGAAAAGAACAAATTCATTATTGGAACTTAACTTCAGAGCCCGAAGGTTATGTTATTATTATCAAAGAAGCCTTTATTGAGCAATGTTTAGATATCGAAATCAAACAACAATTAGCAAAAATTAGTGCATTTCCGTATTTAAGCCCCGAAGATAATACTACAATAGAACAGTTATTTCAATTATTAATTACTGAAAATAAAAACAAAAAAAACAAGACTATTGTTGAAGGTTTGATGAAGGTTCTATTAGGAAAGTTACTTCAAATTGAAAACAAAAAGAATATAACCCATCAATCTATTTATCAAGAATTCATTGCTCTTCTTAGTACGCAAAAAAAACTATCGAACAGTGTAAAGCATTACGCCAACTTATTAAACACCAGTCCGCAAAACCTTAACAAAAGCTGCAGAACCGAATGTAATAAATCGGCCTCCGAAATTTTATCAGACTTTATTTTAAGTGAGGCCAAGCGTTTCCTTTTATATACTGAAAAAAATATTTCGGAAATTGCATACTCACTTTCCTTTCGAGATAACTCACATTTTACAAAATATTTTAAACGTCACGTTGGAAAAACACCAAGCGAGTTTAAAAACAAAACATCATATATACCATAA